A DNA window from Pirellulales bacterium contains the following coding sequences:
- a CDS encoding 2Fe-2S iron-sulfur cluster-binding protein has protein sequence MPKLSVEGVGDFTVPEGKRLVLALTDEAGVDQLHACGGNARCTTCRVEFVAGEPDKMTVAEKSVLAARGLTGVRLSCQILCDHDMTVRAISRLAGSGRKDAGTLPAADIAPQPVEWTTK, from the coding sequence ATGCCAAAACTATCGGTCGAAGGAGTGGGCGATTTCACCGTGCCCGAGGGCAAACGCCTGGTGCTGGCGCTTACCGATGAAGCTGGCGTCGATCAACTGCACGCCTGTGGCGGCAATGCGCGTTGCACGACTTGCCGCGTCGAGTTCGTCGCTGGCGAGCCCGACAAGATGACCGTGGCGGAAAAATCGGTTCTGGCCGCGCGTGGGCTGACCGGCGTCCGGCTGAGCTGCCAGATTCTGTGCGACCACGACATGACGGTCCGCGCGATCAGTCGCCTGGCCGGCAGTGGCCGCAAAGATGCCGGCACGCTACCCGCCGCAGATATCGCACCGCAGCCGGTCGAGTGGACGACCAAGTGA
- a CDS encoding enoyl-CoA hydratase-related protein produces MTGLAASADVVTTVHPGEEGDILQITINRPAVHNCVNGAAAALLLAAWRRFQDDDRLLVAILHGAGEKAFCSGADLKALESLTSLGEATANSGELLKRGTGPMGGSRLVQVKPVITVAQGYAYAGGLELFCHGHIRIAEPQATFSVACRRWGVPLVDGGTVYLPRLLGLGNALPLIITGERISAARAREIGLVWELVPEGGGLARALDMAAQICQQPRDALLADLSSAFTGLHLPLEEALEEEAANMYPVMRSESTARGLARFARGERFWFK; encoded by the coding sequence ATGACTGGGCTCGCAGCCTCTGCCGATGTGGTGACCACGGTTCATCCGGGCGAAGAGGGGGACATTCTCCAGATCACGATCAATCGCCCCGCGGTACACAATTGCGTCAACGGCGCCGCGGCGGCATTGCTGCTGGCTGCCTGGCGGCGCTTTCAGGACGACGATCGATTGCTCGTGGCTATATTGCACGGCGCCGGCGAGAAAGCCTTCTGTTCGGGCGCGGATCTCAAGGCGCTCGAATCGCTCACCTCGCTCGGCGAAGCGACGGCTAACTCGGGCGAGCTGCTGAAGCGCGGCACGGGGCCGATGGGGGGCTCGCGACTCGTTCAGGTGAAACCCGTGATCACCGTGGCGCAAGGCTATGCCTACGCCGGCGGCCTTGAGCTATTTTGTCACGGCCACATCCGCATCGCCGAACCGCAAGCCACATTCTCGGTCGCCTGCCGCCGCTGGGGCGTCCCGCTGGTCGACGGCGGCACGGTCTACTTGCCACGATTGCTGGGGCTGGGCAATGCCTTGCCGCTGATCATCACGGGCGAGCGCATCTCGGCCGCCCGCGCGCGAGAGATCGGCCTGGTGTGGGAGCTGGTGCCCGAAGGGGGCGGTCTGGCTCGCGCGCTCGACATGGCCGCGCAAATCTGTCAGCAGCCGCGCGATGCGCTGCTGGCCGATCTGTCGAGCGCATTCACCGGGCTGCACCTGCCGCTGGAAGAAGCGCTCGAAGAAGAAGCCGCCAACATGTACCC